The Miscanthus floridulus cultivar M001 chromosome 7, ASM1932011v1, whole genome shotgun sequence genome includes a region encoding these proteins:
- the LOC136465626 gene encoding uncharacterized protein translates to MAAPTSYGGEYANRRSLASRDSRRSAKRRTRSILQYRLHGWASVGPSAGWSAAHRDHPVAPPLTAGMTVIADGGRVNGTSGEMFRSAVSARKANVLREIFQLDTRGILLEKAKAEVREKLQGWNISTSSQFAEKGKSERREKHVENNIKVNGILSDNPINKCKKYSSKDADIEIPVTDVLNPEQMRVPMSIDVPDPDFHDFDKDRTERAFGNDQIWATYDSEDGMPRLYAMVQKVISMKPFRIRMSFLNSKSNNELAPINWIASGFTKTCGDFRIGRYQITETVNIFSNRVCWSKGPRGIIRIIPQKGDTWAVYRNWSPNWNGLTPDDVIYKYEIVEVIDDFTEEQGLSVVPLQKVAGFKAVFHRLTGPDVVRRIPKEELFRFSHRVPSRLLTGEEINNAPKGCHELDPAATPVDLLKIITDVKEDTTQ, encoded by the coding sequence ATGGCCGCACCCACGTCGTACGGAGGAGAATACGCGAACCGTCGGTCTCTCGCGAGTCGTGATTCTAGAAGGTCGGCCAAGCGACGTACACGATCAATTCTCCAATACAGACTACATGGATGGGCTTCCGTTGGGCCGAGCGCAGGGTGGTCCGCGGCCCACAGGGACCACCCTGTAGCTCCGCCCCTGACTGCAGGTATGACTGTGATTGCCGATGGAGGAAGAGTTAATGGTACATCAGGGGAAATGTTTAGATCTGCAGTAAGTGCAAGAAAAGCTAATGTCTTGAGGGAGATCTTCCAACTTGACACCCGTGGTATTCTTCTTGAGAAAGCCAAAGCAGAAGTTCGTGAAAAATTACAAGGCTGGAATATTTCTACATCTAGCCAGTTTGCCGAGAAAGGGAAATCAGAAAGAagagagaagcatgttgaaaacaaTATAAAGGTTAATGGCATCCTCTCTGACAATCCAATCAATAAATGCAAGAAATACAGTTCAAAAGATGCAGATATCGAGATCCCTGTGACCGATGTATTGAATCCAGAACAGATGCGTGTACCTATGTCCATTGATGTCCCTGACCCAGATTTCCATGACTTTGATAAAGATCGAACAGAAAGAGCCTTTGGCAACGATCAAATCTGGGCTACatatgatagtgaagatggcatgCCTCGCCTATATGCAATGGTACAGAAAGTTATTTCAATGAAACCTTTCAGGATACGAATGAGCTTCCTCAATTCTAAGTCCAACAATGAACTGGCACCAATAAACTGGATCGCCTCAGGTTTTACGAAGACATGTGGTGATTTTAGGATTGGAAGATACCAGATTACTGAAACAGTCAATATCTTTTCCAACAGAGTTTGCTGGAGTAAAGGTCCTCGGGGAATTATCAGGATTATTCCCCAAAAAGGTGATACATGGGCTGTGTACCGGAACTGGTCTCCTAATTGGAATGGACTTACACCAGATGATGTGATATATAAGTATGAAATAGTAGAAGTGATCGATGATTTCACTGAAGAGCAAGGCCTGAGTGTTGTCCCATTGCAGAAGGTAGCTGGTTTCAAAGCAGTTTTCCACAGGCTCACGGGCCCTGATGTGGTCAGAAGAATACCGAAGGAAGAGCTTTTCCGTTTCTCTCATCGGGTTCCTTCTCGCCTGCTCACTGGTGAAGAGATAAATAATGCTCCAAAAGGCTGCCATGAGTTGGACCCTGCTGCAACTCCAGTTGACCTGCTTAAGATTATTACAGATGTTAAGGAAGATACCACACAGTGA
- the LOC136467064 gene encoding acetolactate synthase 1, chloroplastic — protein sequence MAAAAAAAATAVLTGATTAAPKARRRAHLLAARRALAAPVRCSAASPATLTAPPATPLRPWGPTEPRKGADILVEALERCGVRDVFAYPGGASMEIHQALTRSPVIANHLFRHEQGESFAASGFARSSGRVGVCVATSGPGATNLVSALADALLDSVPMVAITGQVPRRMIGTDAFQETPIVEVTRSITKHNYLVLDVDDIPRVVQEAFFLASSGRPGPVLVDIPKDIQQQMAVPVWDTPMSLPGYIARLPKPPATELLEQVLRLVGESRRPVLYVGGGCAASGEELRRFVEMTGIPVTTTLMGLGNFPGDDPLSLRMLGMHGTVYANYAVDKADLLLAFGVRFDDRVTGKIEAFASRAKIVHIDIDPAEIGKNKQPHVSICADVKLALQGMNALLEGSTSKKSFDFGSWHDELDQQKREFPLGYKTFDEEIQPQYAIQVLDELTKGEAIIATGVGQHQMWAAQYYTYKRPRQWLSSGGLGAMGFGLPAAAGAAVANPGVTVVDIDGDGSFLMNIQELAMIRIENLPVKVFVLNNQHLGMVVQWEDRFYKANRAHTYLGNPENENEIYPDFVTIAKGFNIPAVRVTKKSEVYAAIKKMLETPGPYLLDIIVPHQEHVLPMIPSGGAFKDMILDGDGRTVY from the coding sequence atggccgccgccgccgccgccgccgccaccgccgtgctCACCGGCGCCACTACCGCTGCGCCCAAGGCGAGGCGCCGAGCCCACCTCCTGGCCGCCCGGcgcgccctcgccgcgcccgtcAGGTGCTCCGCGGCGTCACCCGCCACGCTGACGGCTCCCCCGGCCACCCCGCTCCGGCCGTGGGGCCCCACCGAGCCCCGCAAGGGCGCCGACATCCTCGTCGAGGCCCTCGAGCGCTGCGGCGTCCGCGACGTCTTCGCCTACCCCGGCGGCGCGTCCATGGAGATCCACCAGGCACTCACCCGCTCCCCCGTCATCGCCAACCACCTCTTCCGCCACGAGCAAGGGGAGTCCTTCGCCGCCTCCGGCTTCGCTCGCTCCTCGGGCCGCGTCGGCGTCTGCGTCGCCACCTCCGGCCCCGGCGCCACCAACCTAGTCTCCGCGCTCGCCGACGCGCTGCTCGACTCCGTCCCCATGGTCGCCATCACTGGACAGGTGCCGCGGCGCATGATTGGCACCGATGCCTTCCAGGAGACGCCCATCGTCGAGGTCACCCGCTCCATCACCAAGCACAACTACCTGGTCCTCGACGTCGACGACATCCCCCGCGTCGTGCAGGAGGCTTTCTTCCTCGCCTCCTCTGGTCGCCCGGGGCCGGTGCTTGTCGACATCCCCAAGGACATCCAGCAGCAGATGGCGGTGCCGGTCTGGGACACGCCCATGAGTCTCCCTGGGTACATTGCGCGCCTTCCCAAGCCTCCTGCGACCGAATTGCTTGAGCAGGTGCTGCGTCTTGTTGGTGAATCGAGGCGCCCTGTTCTTTATGTTGGCGGTGGCTGCGCAGCATCTGGTGAGGAGTTGCGCCGTTTTGTGGAGATGACTGGAATCCCAGTCACAACTACTCTTATGGGCCTTGGCAACTTCCCCGGCGACGACCCACTGTCTCTGCGCATGCTTGGTATGCATGGCACGGTGTATGCAAATTATGCAGTGGATAAGGCCGATCTGTTGCTTGCATTTGGTGTGCGGTTTGATGATCGTGTGACAGGGAAGATTGAGGCTTTTGCAAGCAGGGCTAAGATTGTGCACATTGATATTGATCCGGCTGAGATTGGCAAGAACAAGCAGCCACATGTGTCCATCTGTGCAGATGTTAAGCTTGCTTTGCAGGGCATGAATGCTCTTCTGGAAGGAAGCACATCAAAGAAGAGCTTTGACTTTGGCTCATGGCACGATGAGTTGGATCAGCAGAAGAGAGAATTCCCCCTTGGGTATAAAACTTTTGATGAGGAGATCCAGCCACAATATGCTATCCAGGTTCTTGATGAGCTGACAAAAGGGGAGGCCATCATTGCCACAGGTGTTGGGCAGCACCAGATGTGGGCGGCACAGTACTACACTTACAAGCGGCCAAGGCAGTGGTTGTCTTCGGGTGGTCTTGGGGCTATGGGATTTGGTTTgccggctgctgctggcgctgctgTGGCCAACCCAGGTGTCACTGTTGTTGACATCGACGGAGATGGTAGCTTCCTCATGAACATTCAGGAGCTAGCTATGATCCGAATTGAGAACCTCCCAGTGAAGGTCTTTGTGCTAAACAACCAGCACCTggggatggtggtgcagtgggaGGACAGGTTCTATAAGGCCAACAGAGCACACACATACTTGGGAAACCCAGAGAATGAAAATGAGATATATCCAGATTTCGTGACAATTGCCAAAGGGTTCAACATTCCAGCAGTCCGTGTGACAAAGAAGAGCGAAGTCTATGCAGCAATCAAGAAGATGCTCGAGACTCCAGGGCCATACCTCTTGGATATAATCGTCCCGCACCAGGAGCATGTGTTGCCTATGATCCCCAGTGGTGGTGCTTTCAAGGATatgatcctggatggtgatggcAGGACTGTGTATTGA